taaattTTTATTCTGGAAATTCTTATGTTTAGAACAtgcatgctagagtcattcaagtcgtattgatcaaacttcttgtggagtgatttgaatcacgAGTTcagaaacaaattttctttattcttgatcttgatcaagAACGtaatccattccaaaactTTCTCTTGGCTTGATTCCACCCTCATATTGAAGTAACCATCAAACATGACATTCCTATCAAATCGTCGAGGTCGGTCAAGTAACATATCTCGAGCAAGCATGGTAACAAcacatcacaaaaatttcagctttatatttttcatcacCGTCTTCATCAATGCATGCTCTATTCATAAAGGTCAAGTAACATATCTCGAGCAAGCACGGTTACAACGCAGCActtatattcttaattttcataataatcttaaaaacaTAGTAGAGTTAGACTtggttgtaaccctattttcgagttgattgggttaacccaacaaaaaatgTCCGCACGTAAATTGACctaaattttcagtttttcaaaaaataacccaacccaaaccgagaaaaaaaaatctaacccaatctAACCTTTCAGTTTGGTTTGGGTAGTCCAAGTTAATGGTCGAGCCATGTAAACACcgatcaaaaataaaaaaataataataactattttattgtGATATCATGCCttgataaatataaaattaatatatttttatatcacattattccaaataataaaaatatgtccAATTTTGGCTTACATAAAACATCCAAAATTGGTacagattaaaataatatttttccaacttcaattagattaaaaataatcaaaattccaaagaaaatataaaaatagactaaaatatttatttcaaattttaaataattattcttaaatttattaatttttgtaacatCAAATcttgtaaaataatataaccTAAAGTTTTTATAACgcgttaattatttttatttaaatataaataaaaaaaatggcatgTTATGTGTCATTGAcaacaaataattaacaatatttaagacgggaaataaaaatacaacTAAAAGGTGATAAGAATTCGTGttacatataattaaaatttaaataattataagttGTCAAAATGATAACCAAAATTTTCctattaaatcattttaatatcattactAAAAAAAGCCTCAATTTAATTAGGCTGTCATTTCATGAAATTACCTTAGTATATAATTTATGCacccttttatatatatatatatatatatctatatatatatataccttgaATTAAATACTacataaaatacataaatttacatttttgtttttaataaaaataaaattttagtttgcaaaatcttttaatatatatttttgaaaaattagttatttttaagaatggtcggagaataaaaaataaaaaaataattataaaattattataaatatatttatatatatataattgtacgGTAAccaaaatgtatattttaaaattaacaataaattcgaGTTGGTTCCATTCAACCAAATATAATCGTAGAAAAACCAAActaagttataaatttttaagttacTTGAACCTATTCTAACTCAAATCGTacggattgggttgggttgggttgggttgggttagtcGAATTTTCTGGGTCATCGGATTTTTGAACCCCTAGTTTTAACCTTCCATAAATCTTTCGAAAATTACTCCGAAATAATAATTTACGAGGATTTCGTATGAAAATTGAGACCTGAAATGAGTGTAACGATGACCCAAAACTGTGTTATGATGTTCGAATCTCAATTTCTATTTCAGGTCACTGTCACGTCATTTcaaatctcaatttttttcgTTCTCGATAAATTTCTACTTCAAAGTTAGTACTAATTCATTTAGTCGTGTAAccttgaaaataatatattttaaacgtttaatatatatatatatatatatatatatatatatatatatatatatatatggtttaggaGCCTTAATTGAGTATAAGTAGCAACACAAAAGCAAAGGCCATTGTCTCAATTTTTGGTGCCATGACAAGAAAGAAGGTGAAGCTGACATACATAACAAATGATGCAGCAAGAAAAGCCACATtcaagaagaggaagaagggcTTAATGAAGAAGCTCACCGAGCTCACCACACTCTGCGGGATCGAGGCGTGCGCCATAATTTTCAGTCCCTTCAATTCTCAACCCGATCTCTGGCCCTCTATTGTCGGGCTCGAGAGGGTTCTCGCTAAGTTCAAAAGTCTATCGGAGATGGAACAATGCAATAAGATGGTGAACCAAGAGACCTTCCTTCGTGACCGCATAGCTAAAGCGACTGACCAACTCAAGAAGTTGCAAAGGGAGAATCGCGAGAAGGAGATCACAAGACTCATGTTTGAAAGCCTCGTGGCTGGAGCGACTCCGCCACGAGATCTCAATATCATTGATTTGTATGATCTTGTGTGGTTGGTTGATGAGACAATGACTGATGTTTGTAAAAGGATTGAGTTGCTTACGACAACTATGACCGAACCGCCAGTCGTGTCGGCGGTCGAGCCGTCGTGGTTCATGGAGATGATGAGTCATGGAGCCTATGATGATCAAATGGGATTCAAGATTTGGGATGATGTGATTCAACTTCCAAATGATGATAACCATGGTGCATTTTGGTCAAACAATGGCTCTCCTTGAAAAGGAATTGTGTTGGGGTtggtctttaaatttttaagctTAGATTCTCATCTCTCTTCGTCAATAATAATTGATCGGGTGTTAATTAGGTTGTACGGGTTTATGTTCTTACattttttgtaacgaccctagatttctaccCACCTGAGTTGCTACGATCATCATAGCGTGATCATTTCTTTGCGCAAATAAACGTTTGAACTTCTTCATAAGACATAAagttcatcttaaaacactatTACGTACCTACGTGTTcgaacatttaaataaaaaatatcatattttaacgtaagtataagaaaataaatacaactaccatatgcatgtgtcatggtctctagttgcgatgtcgtcgtcaacgATACAACAAGGATGTCTTGCTTTTACCTGAAATAAAAGTAGCAtgtggtttgagtatttttcgaaatactcagtaagtgaccgcACTATTCGGGTtagatgcaaacacatacaatcatgagtgggacctatcatatcagtctatatTCGTTAGGCAGCTGTTCTAATGGGCTAATTAGATGTGTATTTATTAATCTACACACggtccacacgtgcgagtatggacccaccagtcgaTTCGCACACCTCCTAGGCCACtttcttgtcgggcgagcattctTTAGTAGTTATTGATGttggacacccgttagaaatAACGACCGTCGTagcagcattatgataaacataataatcGTGTCCGTACTATATTTTATCTTCACGTATCATACCTCGATTATATCATAAAAcgcatcatatcataacatatatcatatcattcacatatcGTACCAtccacatatcatatcatatcataacatatattttatcattctcgtatcatatctcaaatatatcataaaaCGCATCGTATCATAACAGTTATCATaacattcacatatcatagtcatatcgtttcataaatatttcacaCACTCCAGCATATGACACAACATCCATTTTAACTGAACTGATAGTAAGACTACTTACTTGAATGACCTTAGCCGAATTTCTATGTAACTCCAAATTAGCTTGCTTTCGTCCCTCGAATTTGTTCCCACTTATGTCAAAGCGCTTCACCCTATTAAAAACGTTCACCTAATTCCTTCAATAATTCTAATTactaaattttgttaagtATTCAATAAATTCTTAATCTTTCAATTTCGATTTAATGTTTCTTTGTATATAAATATGTCTAACAACATATCATGTATTACATACTAtgatttcataatatatttgagaattactttataaataaaaatatattttttgttataatatttatcCACCAAGAACCGACCATTTAATACCCGTAagatcttccattttctttatctgTGTTTTCATTCTATTCGTTATTTACTagaacaattaaattttttttggtctttAATTTTCTAACCCGCCTAAATTGAATTGtaacaaaattgatgaaaataaTATCTCTACTACATGCATGACATGACTATCGTATGGAGAAAATTGTTCAAAacattttatgtttaaaaattgtcatgaattaaaaaaaacaacaaactgTCTGGTGTGACCTCGACGCCGAGCAACTTGAGAAGTAGTAGACGGAGAATCGTGAGAAGGAGATCGTTAGACTCATGTTTCAAAGCCTTGTCGTGGGAGTGACTATGCCACAAGATCTTAATGTCATTGATTTGGAcaactaataatatttatgtaaCAGCCTTAGCTggcccactgctaacagatattgtctccttttcgagcttcctctcaaggtttttaaaacgtgtctactaagttttcacattcttataaagaatgtatcgttctcctcaccaaccgatgtgggaccttacaatccacccctcttcggagcccagcgtccttattggcacaccgcctcatatccacccctctttagagttcagcctcctcgctggcatatcgcctaatgtctggctctaatattatttgtaacggtccaagcccaccgctagcaaatattgtcctattatattatttgtaacggtctaagcccaccgctagcaaatattgtcctatttgggttttccctttcaggcttcctccaaagtttttaaaacgcgaaagaggtttccacacccttataaatcaAGTTTCGTTCTCCCCCCAAcctatgtgagatctcacaatttaatCCACTAAGATTAAGTTTAAGATAATCAAGATATGTTAGCTCTATGATTAGACTTTAAGCTTGATTTTTTGAACCTATGAGTGATCAGCAACAATGAGATTAGAAGCACCAAGTTCAAcgattaataaatttagtcttGGAATGTATATGGACAAGGTTTGATGAATTAATTGATGCATGAATAACATGTAACCTAAGGCCTATTTAGGTGTGATTATTAACTTATACTTCCTATTTGTTAATATGATCACTTTTATGTCATCGAGATACCATGATGTAGATGAGCACGAATAAAATACCTTGAAAATTTACATACGCCTCATAAGAAATTTATATCATTGTAAGTATAGAAGTATAATGTGGATCATCTCATTGAACCATGATTCTTAAAGCGGACCCTAATGCATGTCATATATCACTCGAGTACAAATTACTCCTCTAGCATGTTACATACAAACTCGTATACTATATTATTATAGGCACTTAGTTTTCAGCAGCGTGAGCATATGTCAGTCCATACTCAAGCCTAGGGGTACGTTAACAAGTACACGCCCTCATgtcaatccaaaattttattcGAAACTGTGAGATTACTCAAAGAAGACCTTGATGAATGCTTTTATTCAAGAAAATCAGTCAATTCACAGCCAGCAAAAGCAATGGAAGGGTAC
This genomic interval from Cucurbita pepo subsp. pepo cultivar mu-cu-16 chromosome LG20, ASM280686v2, whole genome shotgun sequence contains the following:
- the LOC111783539 gene encoding agamous-like MADS-box protein AGL80, with amino-acid sequence MTRKKVKLTYITNDAARKATFKKRKKGLMKKLTELTTLCGIEACAIIFSPFNSQPDLWPSIVGLERVLAKFKSLSEMEQCNKMVNQETFLRDRIAKATDQLKKLQRENREKEITRLMFESLVAGATPPRDLNIIDLYDLVWLVDETMTDVCKRIELLTTTMTEPPVVSAVEPSWFMEMMSHGAYDDQMGFKIWDDVIQLPNDDNHGAFWSNNGSP